A single window of Streptomyces cathayae DNA harbors:
- the wblA gene encoding transcriptional regulator WblA, whose translation MGWVTDWSAQAACRTTDPDELFVQGAAQNRAKAVCTGCPVRTECLADALDNRVEFGVWGGMTERERRALLRRRPTVTSWRRLLETARTEYERGTGVVPLDDDEVYANYAAVS comes from the coding sequence ATGGGCTGGGTTACCGACTGGAGTGCGCAGGCCGCCTGCCGCACTACTGATCCGGATGAACTGTTCGTTCAAGGAGCAGCGCAGAACAGGGCCAAGGCGGTGTGCACCGGCTGCCCGGTGCGTACCGAGTGCCTGGCCGACGCGCTCGACAACCGCGTCGAGTTCGGCGTGTGGGGAGGCATGACGGAACGTGAACGCCGCGCACTGCTGCGCCGGCGGCCCACCGTGACGTCCTGGCGCCGGCTGCTGGAGACCGCGCGCACGGAGTACGAGCGGGGGACGGGCGTCGTGCCCCTCGACGACGACGAGGTGTACGCGAACTACGCGGCGGTGAGCTGA
- a CDS encoding metallophosphoesterase codes for MRARYGIPLGITAAGAAGLVYAAGFEARSFRLRRVTIPVLPAGMRPLRVLQVSDIHLVSGQRKKQRWLRSLAGLRPDFVINTGDNLSDPEGVPEVLDALGPLMEFPGAYVFGSNDYYGPKLRNPARYLIEKATGRHGLNGNAPAVGVIHNPWEDLRDGFDGAGWLNLTNTRGTLKVEGVAVELTGLDDPHIKRDRYTEVAGGPSNAADFSMGVVHAPYLRVLDSFTSDGYPLVLAGHTHGGQLCIPFYGALVTNCDLDTDRVKGLSTHTSEGRTSYLHVSAGCGTNRYTPVRFACPPEATLMTLVSRK; via the coding sequence ATGCGCGCGCGATACGGAATCCCCCTGGGAATCACGGCGGCCGGTGCCGCCGGTCTGGTGTACGCGGCGGGCTTCGAGGCCCGCTCCTTCCGGCTGCGACGGGTGACGATCCCCGTCCTGCCCGCCGGGATGCGCCCCCTGCGCGTGCTGCAGGTCTCCGACATCCACCTGGTGAGCGGCCAGCGCAAGAAGCAGCGCTGGCTGCGTTCGCTGGCGGGCCTGCGCCCCGACTTCGTGATCAACACGGGCGACAACCTGTCCGACCCCGAGGGCGTACCGGAGGTCCTGGACGCACTGGGCCCGCTGATGGAGTTCCCGGGCGCGTACGTCTTCGGCTCCAACGACTACTACGGCCCCAAGCTGCGCAACCCCGCCCGCTACCTGATCGAGAAGGCCACCGGCCGGCACGGCCTGAACGGCAACGCCCCGGCCGTCGGCGTGATCCACAACCCGTGGGAGGACCTGCGGGACGGTTTCGACGGCGCGGGCTGGCTGAACCTCACGAACACCAGGGGCACCCTGAAGGTCGAGGGCGTCGCGGTCGAGCTGACCGGCCTGGACGACCCGCACATCAAGCGGGACCGCTACACGGAGGTGGCGGGCGGCCCGTCGAACGCGGCAGACTTCTCGATGGGCGTCGTCCACGCCCCCTACCTGCGCGTCCTGGACTCCTTCACGTCCGACGGCTACCCCCTGGTCCTGGCCGGTCACACCCACGGCGGCCAGCTCTGCATCCCCTTCTACGGCGCCCTGGTCACCAACTGCGACCTGGACACCGACCGGGTGAAGGGCCTGTCCACCCACACGTCCGAGGGCCGCACCTCCTACCTTCACGTCTCCGCGGGCTGCGGCACCAACCGCTACACCCCGGTCCGCTTCGCCTGCCCCCCGGAGGCGACGCTGATGACCCTGGTGAGCCGGAAGTAG
- a CDS encoding GatB/YqeY domain-containing protein: MTTLKSKLQDDLNVAIRERDELSSSTLRLTLTAITKEEVAGKEKRQLSDDEVLKVITREAKKRREAADAFAQGGRPEQAEREKAEGELLARYLPRPMSDEELDAIVAQAVEEAQAAGAEGPRAMGAVMKIVNPKVAGQAEGGRVAAAVKKLLAG, translated from the coding sequence ATGACCACGCTCAAGTCCAAGCTGCAGGACGACCTCAACGTTGCGATCAGGGAGCGCGACGAGCTCAGTTCCTCGACGCTCCGGCTGACGCTCACCGCGATCACCAAGGAGGAGGTCGCGGGGAAGGAGAAGCGTCAGCTCTCCGACGACGAGGTGCTCAAGGTGATCACCCGTGAGGCGAAGAAGCGCCGTGAGGCGGCGGACGCCTTCGCGCAGGGCGGGCGTCCCGAGCAGGCCGAGCGGGAGAAGGCGGAGGGCGAGCTGCTGGCCCGGTACCTGCCCCGGCCGATGTCCGACGAGGAGCTGGACGCGATCGTCGCCCAGGCCGTCGAGGAGGCGCAGGCGGCGGGCGCCGAGGGCCCGCGGGCCATGGGTGCGGTCATGAAGATCGTCAACCCCAAGGTGGCAGGGCAGGCCGAAGGCGGCCGGGTGGCCGCCGCGGTGAAGAAGCTGCTCGCCGGCTGA
- a CDS encoding ATP-binding protein: MDKDEELISAVEALLSDPRTDPGIDVETVGQAARAVGLLEEGLRNGPGVFRLMAEGGQKGAETLSSDRLQVLSEMVQNADDMGASQVRFIWRPEELLIAHDGKGVRLADILLLGLPWLSGKTSDAEATGRFGIGLATLRALATTWEVHCHPFHVRFADLSMQPVEALQVPERLVGPEWTVFRIPLAPDVLPASDLFTWFETWNDSSLLFLRNVRGVEAVQDFPDEQSTDDETPSVTLRLSWAEIGRQKLSIDGVEAVVRIREAWTTGGALWRVYDTQVAPLGASTRRHKAVGASMPIAVALPVDGPETGSVHAGLPVAELKVATRVHAQFDPVVSREGFAASRWNEELVPLVADLWAAAALDVLCDVEPSAWHLIPLPSPSDPSPPARLQDSIRAALVDRSRTWLAPRLSLPCPDGTVKSLSELAVEESRLLDVLDDEDIARLAGLPNTFPRPARDGADRWRDVLTDWRGNGAADLAAEVGVRDALNSLDNTEYDVSQTIRLKAVAIEGGLDYLLRSRPCVITADGRRLQPMAVDVAFAEHQGAGPRGTGPLDALDVVVDLHPAYVRESEWPRRVLDWLGAQGCLVRRDDTAAVLRRIDQMGRAGRRIGGDAGCGIEQLVALQRALGEVSKKVRERLGAGIGRAVLLDGYAYESDGNEQPCQVLPAHAYLPQTLETADGDRFAVAAGKTSGIRWVHRSYARTLLSQAECGLSRTGFLRLLGVADTPRLKEPPRGSTTKKYATDSRIGLAYDCGLSPSARTSALRRMGAQFTLDDRISPDLDAVVQHIIAEQNSEERRRRTAALLQTLGRPGMITSSEHTKVQVADAYRGWNVHGQTSALWVWRLREVAWLEDTSGNLLPPRQVHLCTRDARALYGQDDPGYLHPSVQEAVANRTDVLAALGVNGNPDIPQLMKRLKELRKRTTTSGPVDDSLKAEIYLVYQALAGRLRNQAAPSRLELERRIRNAFSGTDLVLTDQGWQRGSDCFRGPTILRGFRPFTIPDPELNPLWDALRIEQPRPEDLVDVMKEIAQSGTQLQADQQRVMLEALRSLADTITSTDGPISLGLRSKLRWLPLRTTLGWTQERPAYAVDHPVIARTLGEHLPVWQPGGDLQQFVGLLGLLKVLRLEASEACVLAPDRASPDRQLTGDFRWAVTSLQDTLVRDEPAAAEAFTGWAWLMELEVRILPGLRIQLDPGEGREAIEVPVDAHVDREAKALFVSVPEALRTTRGGGLAVASLFSTERAHVGHRWRDLWEADWPQDAPAAPLVPSGQQDHEDRERLASQLRERELSRPSGPTIPPQPRGPVNPPTGIPTPSSAPTPSGLGSTPTPPSVEPRKLVPLAELQARTPKATRTTSSSEPRPASSSGRRRAASLPQPRRGGAAPIERSGLLGYQDRDKEKIVLGLLARILHERGRMLEDQRGLLRLGADAVDSAGHFYEIKAHGGAEPADVSLTSAELTRALAEGSNYSLVIASNLEEGRGTPTLRIITDPLRFFEVESAAEVKLRGVRDADADATVWRWPDAGA; encoded by the coding sequence GTGGACAAGGACGAGGAGCTCATCTCGGCAGTGGAGGCACTGCTGTCGGACCCGCGGACGGATCCGGGCATCGACGTCGAGACCGTTGGGCAGGCCGCTCGCGCGGTGGGGCTCCTCGAAGAGGGCCTTCGGAATGGCCCTGGCGTCTTCCGGCTGATGGCCGAGGGAGGGCAAAAGGGCGCCGAAACTCTGTCATCGGATCGGCTGCAAGTCCTGTCCGAGATGGTGCAGAACGCTGACGACATGGGGGCTAGCCAGGTTCGGTTCATTTGGCGCCCCGAGGAGCTGTTGATCGCCCACGACGGCAAGGGCGTGCGACTGGCCGACATTCTGTTGCTCGGCTTGCCCTGGCTCAGTGGAAAGACCTCCGACGCGGAGGCCACCGGACGGTTCGGTATCGGGCTGGCGACCCTGCGCGCTCTCGCCACCACCTGGGAGGTGCACTGCCACCCCTTCCACGTGAGGTTCGCCGACTTGTCGATGCAACCGGTCGAGGCACTGCAGGTACCAGAGCGGCTCGTGGGGCCAGAGTGGACGGTCTTCCGCATCCCTCTGGCCCCTGACGTGCTCCCCGCCTCGGATCTCTTCACATGGTTCGAGACATGGAACGACAGCTCCCTGCTCTTCCTCCGGAACGTACGGGGGGTCGAAGCCGTTCAAGACTTCCCGGACGAGCAGAGCACCGACGATGAAACGCCGTCGGTCACGCTCAGACTGAGCTGGGCGGAGATCGGCCGACAAAAGCTCAGCATTGACGGCGTGGAAGCGGTCGTCCGGATCCGTGAAGCCTGGACGACCGGTGGGGCGTTGTGGCGGGTGTACGACACTCAGGTCGCACCGCTCGGCGCGAGTACACGCCGACACAAAGCGGTTGGAGCCTCCATGCCGATCGCCGTCGCGCTGCCGGTAGATGGGCCGGAAACAGGGAGTGTGCACGCGGGGCTACCGGTAGCCGAGTTGAAGGTCGCGACTCGCGTGCACGCCCAGTTCGACCCCGTGGTCAGCCGCGAAGGATTCGCAGCCAGCCGATGGAACGAGGAGCTGGTACCACTCGTCGCGGACCTCTGGGCGGCCGCTGCCCTCGACGTACTCTGCGATGTCGAACCGTCTGCGTGGCACCTCATTCCGTTGCCCTCTCCCTCCGACCCCTCGCCACCCGCCCGGCTCCAGGACAGCATTCGCGCAGCGTTGGTCGACCGTTCCCGCACATGGTTGGCACCTCGGCTCTCCCTGCCCTGCCCGGATGGGACCGTAAAGTCGCTCTCCGAGCTCGCTGTCGAGGAGTCACGGCTGTTGGACGTGCTGGACGACGAGGACATCGCCCGGCTGGCTGGGCTGCCAAATACATTCCCGCGACCCGCACGCGACGGTGCAGACCGGTGGCGCGATGTCCTCACCGACTGGCGCGGCAATGGCGCCGCGGACCTTGCTGCTGAAGTAGGGGTCAGAGACGCACTCAACTCACTCGACAACACCGAGTACGACGTTTCACAGACCATCCGCCTCAAGGCTGTTGCCATCGAGGGAGGACTCGATTACCTGCTGCGCAGTCGGCCGTGTGTTATTACAGCCGACGGTCGGCGTCTGCAGCCGATGGCAGTCGACGTCGCGTTCGCGGAACATCAGGGCGCCGGGCCGCGCGGCACCGGACCGTTGGATGCGCTGGACGTCGTTGTTGACCTCCACCCCGCTTACGTGCGCGAATCCGAGTGGCCCCGTCGTGTACTCGACTGGCTGGGGGCGCAGGGCTGTCTGGTACGGCGGGACGACACCGCGGCCGTGCTGCGCCGTATAGACCAGATGGGACGCGCGGGCAGACGAATCGGCGGTGACGCCGGGTGCGGAATCGAGCAGCTCGTGGCTCTTCAAAGGGCCTTGGGCGAAGTGTCCAAGAAGGTGCGTGAGCGGCTCGGCGCCGGCATCGGACGGGCCGTACTCCTCGACGGTTACGCGTACGAGTCCGATGGCAACGAGCAGCCGTGCCAGGTGCTGCCGGCTCACGCATATCTGCCGCAGACGCTGGAGACTGCCGACGGAGACCGTTTCGCCGTTGCTGCGGGAAAGACTTCCGGTATCAGATGGGTGCACCGTTCCTATGCGCGTACCCTCCTGTCCCAAGCCGAGTGCGGGCTGAGTCGTACGGGGTTCCTGCGTCTCCTCGGGGTGGCCGACACGCCGAGGTTGAAGGAGCCTCCGCGTGGCTCGACAACCAAGAAGTACGCGACGGACTCCCGTATCGGCTTGGCGTACGACTGCGGACTGTCGCCGTCCGCTCGCACGAGTGCGCTGCGTCGAATGGGTGCGCAGTTCACGCTGGATGACCGCATCAGTCCGGACCTGGATGCCGTGGTACAGCACATCATCGCTGAGCAGAACTCGGAGGAGCGTAGGCGTCGTACGGCGGCCCTGCTGCAGACGCTGGGCAGGCCCGGAATGATCACGTCATCCGAGCACACAAAAGTCCAGGTGGCGGACGCGTACCGCGGATGGAACGTGCACGGTCAGACGAGTGCTCTTTGGGTGTGGCGGCTTCGGGAGGTCGCCTGGTTGGAGGACACCAGCGGCAACCTCCTCCCTCCGCGACAAGTGCACTTGTGTACACGTGACGCACGAGCGCTGTACGGGCAGGACGACCCGGGGTATCTGCACCCTTCGGTCCAGGAGGCAGTGGCCAACCGGACCGATGTCCTGGCGGCTCTTGGGGTGAACGGGAATCCCGACATCCCTCAGCTGATGAAGCGTCTGAAGGAGCTGCGGAAGCGCACTACGACCTCCGGCCCGGTGGACGACTCACTCAAGGCCGAGATTTATCTCGTCTACCAGGCACTGGCCGGGCGACTGAGGAACCAGGCGGCGCCGTCTCGCCTCGAGCTGGAGCGGAGGATCCGGAATGCCTTCAGTGGCACCGACCTCGTGCTAACCGACCAAGGATGGCAACGGGGGAGCGATTGCTTCCGGGGGCCCACAATCCTCCGTGGCTTCCGGCCCTTCACCATCCCTGACCCCGAGTTGAATCCGCTCTGGGACGCCCTCCGGATCGAACAGCCGAGGCCAGAGGACCTGGTCGATGTCATGAAGGAGATCGCGCAGTCCGGCACCCAGCTCCAGGCGGACCAACAGCGCGTGATGCTGGAGGCATTGAGGTCCCTCGCCGACACGATCACTTCGACTGATGGGCCCATCTCTCTCGGCCTGCGCTCCAAGCTGCGCTGGCTGCCGCTGCGGACCACCCTCGGCTGGACGCAGGAGCGCCCCGCCTACGCGGTGGACCACCCCGTCATCGCCCGCACGCTCGGCGAGCACCTGCCCGTGTGGCAGCCCGGCGGAGATCTGCAGCAATTCGTCGGCCTGCTGGGGCTCCTCAAGGTGCTCAGGCTGGAGGCATCCGAAGCGTGCGTCCTCGCTCCGGACCGCGCAAGTCCCGATCGCCAGCTCACCGGGGACTTCCGGTGGGCGGTGACCAGCCTGCAGGACACCCTCGTACGGGACGAGCCGGCCGCCGCCGAAGCTTTCACGGGCTGGGCCTGGCTGATGGAACTCGAGGTAAGGATCCTGCCGGGGCTACGGATCCAGCTGGACCCGGGTGAGGGCCGTGAGGCGATCGAGGTGCCGGTTGACGCACACGTCGACCGGGAAGCCAAGGCGCTCTTCGTCAGTGTCCCCGAGGCTCTGAGAACCACGCGGGGAGGAGGGTTGGCCGTGGCCTCCCTCTTCTCAACGGAGCGCGCTCACGTCGGGCATCGTTGGCGCGATCTCTGGGAAGCGGACTGGCCGCAAGATGCTCCTGCCGCCCCGCTTGTCCCGTCCGGCCAGCAAGATCACGAGGACCGTGAGCGCTTGGCCTCGCAGCTGCGGGAGCGGGAATTGTCGCGGCCCTCGGGCCCCACGATTCCGCCCCAGCCGCGCGGCCCGGTGAACCCGCCCACCGGCATCCCGACGCCCTCGTCGGCTCCTACGCCTTCCGGCTTGGGGTCCACACCCACCCCGCCGTCGGTCGAGCCCCGCAAGCTGGTCCCCTTGGCCGAACTGCAGGCGCGCACCCCAAAGGCCACCCGTACTACCTCCTCGTCGGAACCACGCCCGGCATCCTCCTCGGGAAGGCGACGTGCCGCCTCGCTGCCGCAACCGCGTCGGGGTGGGGCCGCGCCCATCGAGCGTTCCGGACTGCTCGGCTACCAGGACCGGGACAAGGAGAAGATCGTCCTGGGGCTGCTTGCTCGGATTCTTCACGAGCGGGGGCGGATGCTGGAAGACCAGCGAGGTCTCCTTCGGCTGGGGGCGGACGCCGTCGACTCGGCAGGCCACTTTTACGAGATTAAGGCTCACGGCGGGGCAGAGCCCGCCGATGTCTCCCTCACCAGCGCGGAACTCACGCGTGCTCTTGCAGAGGGAAGTAACTACTCGCTCGTCATCGCCTCGAACCTGGAAGAGGGCAGAGGAACTCCGACGCTTCGGATCATCACTGATCCGTTGCGATTCTTCGAAGTCGAATCCGCGGCTGAGGTGAAGCTCAGGGGCGTACGTGACGCGGATGCCGACGCAACGGTGTGGCGATGGCCGGATGCCGGGGCGTGA
- a CDS encoding transglycosylase domain-containing protein, producing the protein MPKKRSGGGLSSTQQAAKFLGVSVLAGAVLAGIALPAVGALGLAAKGSVESFDELPANLKTPPLSQRTTILDAKGGQIATVYSRDRTVVDLKDISPYLQKAIVAIEDSRFYEHGAVDLKGVLRAMNRNAQSGGVSQGASTLTQQYVKNVFVEEAGDDATKVAQATQQTIGRKIRELKFAIQVEEELGKKKILENYLNITFFGQQAYGVEAAAQRYFSKSAKDLNLQEAALLAGLVQSPSRYDPVNDETEATKRRNVVLARMAQVGDISQEEAAEASKAPLGLKVSKPNNGCITAVADSAFFCDYVREVFLSDPVFGKKKEDRAKIWNQGGLTIRTTLDPQAQRSVHTSLKGHVNKGDSVAAAITLVEPGTGKVLGMGQSKPYGYDKNETEINYSVDHSMGGSNFGFPTGSTFKPFVAAAALEEGRPPIQEYSSPYEMPYPDPVQTCSGKPWMNQEGATVPNEDRSEVGPYRLKEAMALSVNTYFVQMVADIGLCPLVKMTDALHVVEGNGQKLPEVPAVSLGSRGVAPLTMASAYAAFASRGMYCTPVVIESITQKVGEQQKSLEVPKSTCSRAMSEKTADTVNTLLQGVVDSGTGRASGLTDRANAGKTGTTDERKNAWFVGYTPNLSGAVWVGSATQQVKMVNINVGGTYHAKVYGGSVPGPIWRDAMTGALSGKGSPSFNLVHIPEPEKEKPDKDRDRDDKDGDDRGDGNRGNGGRSGGNDGFIGGLTGGGNGGQNNNGGQNGGGGAEPDPTFSLPEGFFQGQGNGPGGRR; encoded by the coding sequence ATGCCAAAGAAGCGCTCGGGCGGTGGTCTGTCGTCAACGCAGCAGGCCGCCAAGTTCCTCGGTGTCAGTGTCCTCGCGGGTGCCGTCCTGGCCGGTATCGCACTGCCCGCCGTGGGTGCGCTGGGCCTGGCCGCCAAGGGCTCGGTGGAGAGTTTCGACGAGCTCCCCGCCAACCTCAAGACGCCCCCGCTGAGCCAGCGCACCACCATCCTGGACGCGAAGGGCGGTCAGATCGCCACCGTCTACTCGCGCGACCGCACGGTGGTCGACCTCAAGGACATCTCGCCGTACCTCCAGAAGGCGATCGTCGCGATCGAGGACTCCCGCTTCTACGAGCACGGAGCGGTCGACCTGAAGGGCGTGCTGCGCGCGATGAACCGCAACGCGCAGAGCGGCGGTGTCTCCCAGGGCGCGTCCACCCTGACGCAGCAGTACGTGAAGAACGTCTTCGTGGAGGAGGCCGGCGACGACGCGACGAAGGTCGCGCAGGCCACCCAGCAGACGATCGGCCGCAAGATCCGCGAGCTGAAGTTCGCGATCCAGGTCGAGGAGGAGCTGGGCAAGAAGAAGATCCTCGAGAACTACCTGAACATCACGTTCTTCGGCCAGCAGGCCTACGGTGTCGAGGCCGCCGCCCAGCGCTACTTCTCCAAGTCCGCCAAGGACCTCAACCTCCAGGAGGCCGCCCTCCTCGCCGGCCTCGTCCAGTCGCCGAGCCGGTACGACCCGGTCAACGACGAGACGGAGGCCACCAAGCGGCGCAACGTCGTCCTGGCGCGGATGGCCCAGGTCGGCGACATCTCCCAGGAGGAGGCCGCCGAGGCGTCGAAGGCACCGCTGGGACTGAAGGTCAGCAAGCCGAACAACGGCTGCATCACGGCGGTCGCCGATTCGGCCTTCTTCTGTGACTACGTACGCGAGGTGTTCCTGAGCGACCCGGTCTTCGGGAAGAAGAAGGAGGACCGGGCCAAGATCTGGAACCAGGGCGGTCTGACGATCCGGACCACCCTCGACCCCCAGGCACAGCGGTCGGTCCACACCTCGCTCAAGGGCCACGTCAACAAGGGCGACTCGGTCGCCGCGGCGATCACCCTGGTCGAGCCCGGCACCGGCAAGGTCCTCGGCATGGGCCAGTCGAAGCCCTACGGCTACGACAAGAACGAGACCGAGATCAACTACTCGGTCGACCACAGCATGGGCGGCTCCAACTTCGGCTTCCCGACCGGTTCGACGTTCAAGCCCTTCGTCGCGGCGGCCGCGCTCGAGGAGGGGCGACCGCCCATCCAGGAGTACTCGTCGCCGTACGAGATGCCCTACCCCGACCCCGTCCAGACGTGCAGCGGCAAGCCCTGGATGAACCAGGAGGGTGCCACCGTCCCCAACGAGGACAGGTCGGAGGTCGGCCCGTACCGGTTGAAGGAGGCGATGGCCCTCTCGGTCAACACCTACTTCGTGCAGATGGTCGCCGACATCGGCCTGTGCCCGTTGGTGAAGATGACGGACGCCCTGCACGTCGTGGAGGGCAACGGCCAGAAGCTTCCGGAGGTCCCCGCCGTCTCCCTCGGCTCCAGGGGCGTCGCCCCGCTGACGATGGCCTCCGCGTACGCCGCCTTCGCCTCCCGGGGCATGTACTGCACGCCGGTCGTCATCGAGTCGATCACCCAGAAGGTCGGCGAGCAGCAGAAGTCGCTGGAGGTACCGAAGTCGACGTGCTCGCGGGCGATGAGCGAGAAGACCGCGGACACGGTGAACACCCTGCTGCAGGGTGTGGTCGACTCCGGTACGGGCCGGGCGTCCGGCCTCACGGACCGCGCCAACGCCGGCAAGACGGGAACGACGGACGAGCGCAAGAACGCCTGGTTCGTCGGCTACACGCCGAACCTGTCGGGAGCGGTCTGGGTCGGCAGCGCCACCCAGCAGGTCAAGATGGTCAACATCAACGTCGGGGGCACCTACCACGCCAAGGTCTACGGCGGCTCGGTGCCGGGCCCCATCTGGCGGGACGCGATGACCGGCGCCCTCTCGGGCAAGGGCTCCCCGTCCTTCAACCTCGTCCACATCCCGGAACCCGAAAAGGAAAAGCCCGACAAGGACCGTGACCGTGACGACAAGGACGGCGACGACCGTGGCGACGGCAACCGCGGCAACGGCGGCCGTAGCGGCGGCAACGACGGTTTCATCGGCGGCCTGACCGGCGGCGGCAACGGCGGCCAGAACAACAACGGTGGTCAGAACGGCGGCGGCGGAGCCGAACCGGACCCGACCTTCTCCCTCCCCGAGGGCTTCTTCCAGGGCCAGGGCAACGGCCCGGGCGGCCGACGCTGA
- a CDS encoding ArsA family ATPase, which produces MSRHPEPAHPVHPARHHLSPVRTLDIDPLIEDRATRIVVCCGSGGVGKTTTAAALGLRAAERGRKVVVLTIDPARRLAQSMGIDSLDNVPRRVKGIDDSAGGELHAMMLDMKRTFDEIVEAHADPERASAILGNPFYQSLSAGFAGTQEYMAMEKLGQLRARDEWDLIVVDTPPSRSALDFLDAPKRLGSFLDGKLIRVLLTPAKVGGRAGMKFLNVGMSMMTGVLGKVLGGQLLRDVQTFVAAMDSMFGGFRTRADATFKLLQAPGTAFLVVAAPERDALREAAYFVERLAAEDMPLAGLVLNRVHGSGADRLSAERALAAAENLEDSRIVDQEDGKAGVRNSPDTHTSSDVPDGGSPATADDTDTDTSTTETSTDTDGVDAERSVDQLTAGLLRLHVERMRLLSREQRTRDRFTALHPEVAVTEVAALPGDVHDLAGLRDIGDRLATNRPELPETPEAPAPPEATA; this is translated from the coding sequence ATGAGCCGTCACCCGGAACCGGCCCACCCGGTCCACCCGGCCCGCCACCACCTCTCCCCCGTGCGCACGCTCGACATCGACCCGCTGATCGAGGACCGGGCCACCCGGATCGTGGTGTGCTGCGGCTCGGGCGGGGTCGGCAAGACGACCACCGCCGCGGCCCTGGGACTGCGCGCGGCCGAACGGGGACGCAAGGTGGTCGTCCTCACCATCGACCCCGCCCGCCGGCTCGCCCAGTCCATGGGCATCGACTCGCTCGACAACGTCCCCCGCCGGGTGAAGGGCATCGACGACTCCGCCGGCGGCGAACTGCACGCCATGATGCTCGACATGAAGCGCACCTTCGACGAGATCGTCGAGGCGCACGCGGACCCGGAGCGCGCCTCCGCGATCCTCGGCAACCCCTTCTACCAGTCCCTCTCGGCGGGCTTCGCGGGCACGCAGGAGTACATGGCGATGGAGAAGCTGGGGCAGCTGCGGGCCCGCGACGAGTGGGACCTCATCGTCGTCGACACGCCGCCCTCCCGCTCCGCACTGGACTTCCTGGACGCGCCCAAGCGGCTCGGCTCCTTCCTCGACGGCAAACTCATCCGCGTCCTGCTGACCCCGGCGAAGGTCGGCGGTCGTGCGGGGATGAAGTTCCTGAACGTCGGGATGTCCATGATGACCGGCGTCCTGGGCAAGGTGCTCGGGGGGCAACTGCTGCGGGACGTCCAGACGTTCGTGGCGGCGATGGACTCCATGTTCGGCGGGTTCCGTACGCGCGCGGACGCCACGTTCAAACTGCTCCAGGCGCCCGGGACGGCGTTCCTGGTGGTCGCGGCCCCGGAGCGGGACGCACTGCGCGAGGCCGCGTACTTCGTGGAACGGCTGGCCGCGGAGGACATGCCGCTGGCCGGTCTGGTGCTCAACCGGGTCCACGGCAGCGGCGCCGACCGGCTGTCGGCCGAGCGGGCACTCGCCGCCGCGGAAAATCTTGAGGACTCCCGCATTGTGGATCAGGAGGACGGGAAAGCTGGAGTTCGTAACTCCCCTGACACACACACCAGTTCAGACGTCCCCGACGGAGGCTCCCCCGCCACCGCGGACGACACGGACACGGACACCAGCACCACCGAGACCAGCACAGACACCGACGGGGTGGACGCGGAGCGGTCCGTCGACCAGCTCACCGCGGGCCTGCTGCGACTGCACGTCGAGCGGATGCGGCTGCTCTCCCGCGAGCAGCGCACACGCGACCGCTTCACCGCGCTCCATCCCGAGGTGGCGGTGACGGAAGTGGCCGCGCTGCCCGGCGACGTGCACGACCTCGCAGGCCTGCGGGACATCGGCGACCGGCTCGCGACCAACAGGCCGGAGCTGCCCGAGACACCCGAGGCGCCCGCCCCACCCGAGGCAACCGCCTGA